From one Chitinophagaceae bacterium genomic stretch:
- a CDS encoding Crp/Fnr family transcriptional regulator, protein MELNDFFKQFHNISETDYDLLSEKLKPKTFKKGDFLTVPG, encoded by the coding sequence ATGGAACTAAATGATTTTTTTAAACAATTTCATAATATCAGCGAGACTGATTATGATTTACTGAGTGAAAAATTAAAACCTAAAACTTTTAAAAAAGGGGATTTTTTAACCGTTCCGGG